The following coding sequences are from one Magnetococcales bacterium window:
- a CDS encoding DNA phosphorothioation-associated putative methyltransferase encodes MESAPRKVVGGQTYLHVDALPKLDAKWMARVSEAERLANIKPHKNFNLVRFDEDGLSIALLNYPEFSDDPFPSLRESWLVDFDRSTVGYRTYADSLNPPILHRKELLLLPSDPLRQRCEELTSTAESIGLFDEPKRIGYRRQWMALVREKGYRIEDYSLVPIGNDESTEGCEQEPTVLHSDWEASRHLTALVRYGFSAPIQSLARYGFLDGRHRLFDYGCGRGDDVRGLIENGLSAVGWDPYFAPDNPVASADIVNLGFVINVIEDFDERVEALTRAWSLAERLLVVSVMLANQNDPRGERFRDGVMTSRGTFQKYFTQSEIKAFLEKVLDEEPIPVAPGVLFVFRDKDSEQRFLMDRYRSKHNRLQSPSHRPRETVKKPRRDRSAERYEAHREPLERLWTHWLALGRKPDKSEVKDLLALTEAFGSLPKALRFLEGRKDCAEVKCAAEMRVADLEVYFALNQFERRRPYKHLERGLQRDIKQFFGDYGTAQAQSRALLFQIADVNAIAQACEEAAERGLGWLEPGESLQLHVSMVEQLQPLLRVYVGCAALLYGDYRNAELVKIHIRSGKVSLMRYDDFEGMPLPRMVERVKIKLREQDIEYFAYGDAYAPPFLFRKSRYINEEFPNYPEQLAFEEALESLGTINLSGYGPAPDAFLSQLARHRWMIEGFELARSRSVPDLDDPCGQFLTFRQLIECGETQASTGLANLPLQPESYNALYDLAVNILDPVIDYFGMIQLTYGFCSPELARKIPGRIDPKRDQHAAHELNRLGNPICPRLGAACDFFVEDESLLEVAQWVVRNTPFDRLYFYGEDHQSFHVSYGPNHDRQIVLMLQGNSGRMVPKVVSIDRFTRLE; translated from the coding sequence ATGGAGTCAGCTCCGAGAAAGGTCGTTGGCGGTCAGACATATTTGCATGTCGATGCTTTACCCAAGCTGGACGCCAAGTGGATGGCGCGTGTGTCTGAAGCAGAGCGGCTGGCCAACATCAAGCCGCACAAGAACTTTAATCTGGTGCGATTTGATGAGGATGGCCTTTCCATTGCTCTGCTCAATTATCCAGAATTTTCCGACGATCCGTTCCCTTCGCTGCGTGAAAGTTGGTTGGTAGATTTTGACCGTTCAACAGTGGGATACCGTACCTATGCCGATTCTCTGAACCCCCCAATCCTGCATCGCAAAGAGTTACTCCTTTTGCCAAGTGATCCGCTTCGGCAGAGATGCGAGGAATTGACCAGTACCGCTGAATCCATCGGGTTGTTCGACGAGCCAAAGCGTATTGGTTACCGCCGCCAATGGATGGCGTTGGTCCGTGAAAAAGGATACAGAATCGAAGACTACTCTCTGGTTCCGATTGGAAACGATGAGTCGACTGAAGGATGTGAACAAGAGCCAACAGTGCTCCACTCCGATTGGGAGGCGTCTCGACACCTGACGGCCCTGGTGCGTTACGGTTTTTCAGCCCCAATACAGTCGCTGGCGCGCTATGGTTTTTTGGATGGTCGCCACCGGTTATTTGATTACGGTTGTGGGCGTGGGGATGATGTACGCGGGTTGATCGAGAACGGTTTATCGGCGGTAGGATGGGATCCCTATTTCGCGCCGGACAACCCTGTTGCGTCAGCGGACATAGTCAACCTGGGATTCGTGATCAACGTCATTGAAGACTTTGATGAACGCGTTGAGGCGCTGACCAGAGCATGGTCGTTGGCAGAACGTCTGCTGGTGGTGTCCGTAATGCTGGCAAATCAGAACGATCCTCGTGGCGAGAGGTTTCGTGATGGCGTGATGACCTCACGCGGAACCTTCCAGAAATACTTCACCCAATCCGAGATTAAAGCGTTTTTGGAGAAGGTTCTTGATGAAGAACCTATCCCAGTAGCGCCTGGAGTTCTTTTTGTATTCCGTGACAAGGATTCTGAACAGCGCTTTCTGATGGATCGGTATCGGAGCAAGCACAACCGGCTTCAATCTCCATCACATCGACCCCGGGAAACAGTAAAGAAACCGCGTCGTGACCGCTCAGCAGAACGATACGAAGCCCACCGAGAACCGCTTGAGCGCCTTTGGACTCATTGGCTTGCGCTTGGTCGCAAACCGGACAAGTCGGAGGTGAAAGACTTGTTAGCGCTGACGGAGGCGTTTGGATCTCTCCCGAAAGCCCTACGTTTTTTGGAGGGGCGGAAAGATTGTGCTGAGGTCAAGTGCGCCGCTGAGATGCGGGTTGCGGATTTGGAAGTATATTTTGCGTTGAACCAGTTTGAACGTCGTCGACCTTACAAGCATTTGGAGCGCGGCTTACAACGAGACATCAAGCAGTTCTTTGGAGACTACGGAACGGCCCAAGCTCAGTCTCGAGCCTTATTGTTTCAGATTGCAGATGTCAACGCCATCGCACAGGCATGCGAGGAAGCGGCGGAACGTGGCCTGGGCTGGTTGGAGCCAGGGGAGTCACTGCAACTTCATGTGAGCATGGTAGAGCAACTCCAACCACTATTACGGGTCTATGTTGGGTGTGCTGCTTTACTCTATGGCGACTATCGGAACGCTGAATTGGTAAAAATTCACATCCGCTCTGGCAAGGTGAGCCTGATGCGCTATGACGACTTCGAGGGAATGCCACTTCCTCGAATGGTCGAAAGGGTCAAAATAAAACTCCGGGAGCAGGATATCGAATATTTTGCCTATGGTGATGCATACGCACCGCCATTCCTGTTCCGCAAGTCCCGCTACATCAATGAGGAGTTTCCGAACTATCCAGAGCAACTGGCTTTCGAAGAGGCGTTAGAATCGTTGGGAACGATTAACCTGTCCGGATATGGGCCAGCGCCCGACGCCTTTCTGAGTCAACTGGCGCGCCATCGCTGGATGATTGAAGGATTTGAGTTGGCCCGTTCACGCAGCGTTCCAGACCTGGACGATCCATGCGGCCAATTCCTCACTTTCCGTCAGCTTATTGAATGCGGTGAGACCCAGGCGTCCACCGGACTTGCCAACCTGCCATTACAGCCGGAGAGCTACAACGCTCTCTATGATCTTGCAGTCAATATTCTGGATCCCGTGATCGATTATTTCGGGATGATTCAGTTGACCTATGGCTTCTGCTCTCCAGAGTTGGCCAGAAAAATTCCAGGACGCATTGATCCAAAGCGGGATCAACATGCAGCTCATGAACTCAATCGGTTAGGAAATCCAATCTGTCCGCGACTAGGTGCTGCATGCGATTTTTTCGTTGAGGATGAAAGCTTGTTGGAAGTAGCTCAGTGGGTGGTGAGAAATACTCCGTTTGATCGGTTATATTTCTACGGAGAAGACCATCAATCATTTCATGTCAGCTACGGCCCAAACCATGACCGGCAGATTGTATTGATGCTTCAAGGGAACTCTGGACGAATGGTGCCAAAGGTGGTGAGTATCGACAGATTTACAAGGTTGGAATAA